CTGACCCGCGTCTGCAAAAGCTGGCTGAAATCTTCGGTTCCCAGCGGCAGTTGCCGGCAACCGTGTCCTTCGTGGACATCGCGGGCATCGTCAAGGGCGCCTCCGAGGGCGAAGGCCTGGGCAACCAGTTCCTGGCGAACATCCGCGAAGCCGAGGCCATCGCCCAGGTCATCCGGGTGTTCGACGATCCCGACGTTGTCCACGTTGACGGCAAGGTCGATCCGCGTTCGGATATGGAAACCATCAACACCGAACTGATCCTGGCCGATCTGCAGACGATCGAAAAAGCCATTCCGCGCATCGAAAAAGAAATCAAGATCAAGAAGCGCGAGGCTGCCGAGCTCAACGCCATCAAGGCAGCCCAAGCGGTGCTGGAGCGTGGCGACACGATCTTCTCCTCGATCAAGAGCGACAAGCTGGAGCTGGAGTACCTGAAGGAGCTCAGCCTCCTCACAGCCAAACCGTTCATCTACGTCTTCAACGCAGATGAAGGCATCCTGGGCAGCGCGGAGAAGCAGGAAGAACTGCGCGCTATGGTTGCTCCCGCCGACTGCATCTTCCTGGACGCCAAGCTCGAGGCGGACCTCGTTGAACTCGACGAGGAAGAAGCCCGCGAGATGTTGGAAATGAACGGCCAGACCGAGTCCGGCCTTGACCAGCTGGCCCGGGTTGGCTTCCACACTCTTGGCCTGCAGACGTACCTCACCGC
This is a stretch of genomic DNA from Paenarthrobacter ureafaciens. It encodes these proteins:
- the ychF gene encoding redox-regulated ATPase YchF; its protein translation is MALTIGIVGLPNVGKSTLFNALTRNQVLAANYPFATIEPNVGVVNLPDPRLQKLAEIFGSQRQLPATVSFVDIAGIVKGASEGEGLGNQFLANIREAEAIAQVIRVFDDPDVVHVDGKVDPRSDMETINTELILADLQTIEKAIPRIEKEIKIKKREAAELNAIKAAQAVLERGDTIFSSIKSDKLELEYLKELSLLTAKPFIYVFNADEGILGSAEKQEELRAMVAPADCIFLDAKLEADLVELDEEEAREMLEMNGQTESGLDQLARVGFHTLGLQTYLTAGPKETRAWTIRQGDTAPQAAGVIHTDFQRGFIKAEVVSFDDLVDAGSMAEAKSRGKVRIEGKDYVMSDGDVVEFRFNV